In the Helianthus annuus cultivar XRQ/B chromosome 11, HanXRQr2.0-SUNRISE, whole genome shotgun sequence genome, one interval contains:
- the LOC118484348 gene encoding uncharacterized protein LOC118484348, whose amino-acid sequence MGDNSDDEVLEISRDQFVQKVDEALRQDYGFFFSHEEPNDHQDICIPQEDAITMKEGVGNTSKGKLHDVECTSKGFISEGSQYLTKDVKESIRSVGSSKSKKRLHGENCGQHTVPEDPAVLNFTRKGEYRLRLPVGVSKRAGFTKKLHTLKIENMQGQVSTYEVKREKTEVRNAIQS is encoded by the exons ATGGGAGACAATTCCGATGATGAGGTTCTTGAAATATCTCGTGATCAGTTCGTTCAGAAAGTAGACGAG GCCTTACGTCAAGATTATGGCTTCTTTTTTTCACATGAAGAACCAAATGACCACCAG GATATTTGCATTCCGCAAGAAGATGCCATTACCATGAAGGAGGGAGTTGGAAATACAAGTAAGGGTAAACTACATGACGTTGAATGTACTTCCAAGGGATTTATATCTGAAGGATCTCAATATCTCACGAAAGAT GTAAAAGAAAGTATAAGGTCGGTTGGTAGTTCCAAGTCTAAGAAGCGTTTACATGGAGAAAATTGCGGACAACACACTGTTCCTGAAGATCCGGCAGTTTTGAACTTCACACGTAAAGGGGAATACAGGCTG CGTCTTCCCGTCGGGGTATCAAAACGTGCTGGTTTTACAAAGAAGCTTCATACACTGAAGATTGAAAACATGCAGGGGCAAGTTAGTACTTACgaagtcaaacgggaaaaaacgGAAGTGCGAAACGCTATTCAGTCATAG